The Gordonibacter urolithinfaciens genome contains a region encoding:
- the yfcE gene encoding phosphodiesterase, with amino-acid sequence MKLVIASDLHGAAPAVRALAARIEAEAPDRVLLLGDLLYHGPRNDLPEGYAPREVAAVLNGMAARITAVRGNCDAEVDQMVLDFPCLADYALVEADGHLLYLTHGHVPRMTPDDPPALAPGSALLTGHTHVKELGDRGGVLFANPGSTSLPKDGAAGYAVYERGAFALKSLAGETLAEGGW; translated from the coding sequence ATGAAGCTCGTCATCGCATCCGACCTGCACGGCGCGGCGCCGGCCGTGCGCGCGCTTGCCGCGCGCATCGAGGCCGAGGCGCCCGACCGCGTGCTCCTGCTGGGCGACCTGCTGTACCACGGGCCGCGCAACGACCTGCCGGAGGGCTACGCGCCCCGGGAGGTCGCGGCCGTGCTGAACGGCATGGCCGCGCGCATCACGGCCGTGCGCGGCAACTGCGACGCCGAGGTCGACCAGATGGTGCTCGATTTCCCCTGCCTGGCCGACTACGCCCTGGTGGAGGCCGACGGGCACCTGCTGTACCTCACGCACGGCCACGTGCCGCGCATGACGCCCGACGACCCGCCCGCGCTCGCGCCCGGCAGCGCGCTCCTCACCGGCCACACCCACGTGAAGGAGCTCGGCGACCGCGGCGGCGTGCTGTTCGCGAACCCCGGCAGCACGTCCCTCCCGAAAGACGGCGCGGCGGGCTACGCCGTGTACGAGCGCGGGGCGTTCGCGCTCAAGTCGCTCGCCGGCGAGACGCTCGCGGAAGGCGGCTGGTAG
- a CDS encoding RNA polymerase sigma factor has protein sequence MTDENALIDAALAGDEKALGKLLAGVQDRVFNLALRMLGTVPDAEDATQEVLVKACTRLSGFRRESAFSTWVFRIALNHLATYRKGLFAQRPVSFDVYGEDIASGRERDVPDLAGGADRSLLERELKVSCMHGMLQCLDVEGRSAFVLGTMFKMDSRAAADALGITPEAYRQRLSRARARMAEFLTTYCGVAGGPCRCARRVDYAIATHRIDPARPGFQALEELAEDAVEGRAAGAQPAAGAGARVPSAEARTDAMELLDDASGAFASLPRYRCPSDAAAFARSLVASDVFAQAVSE, from the coding sequence ATGACCGACGAGAACGCATTGATCGACGCCGCGCTCGCAGGGGACGAGAAAGCCCTGGGCAAGCTGTTGGCGGGCGTGCAGGACCGGGTGTTCAACCTGGCGCTGCGCATGCTGGGCACCGTGCCCGACGCCGAGGACGCCACGCAGGAGGTGCTGGTGAAGGCGTGTACGCGCCTGTCCGGGTTCCGCCGCGAGAGCGCGTTTTCCACCTGGGTGTTCCGCATCGCGCTCAACCATCTGGCCACCTACCGCAAGGGCCTGTTCGCCCAGCGGCCCGTGAGCTTCGACGTATATGGAGAGGACATCGCCTCGGGTCGCGAGCGCGACGTGCCCGACCTGGCCGGCGGCGCGGACAGGAGCCTGCTGGAACGCGAGCTGAAGGTGTCGTGCATGCACGGCATGCTGCAGTGCCTGGATGTGGAGGGGCGCAGCGCGTTCGTGCTGGGCACCATGTTCAAGATGGACAGCCGCGCCGCAGCCGACGCGCTCGGCATCACGCCCGAGGCGTACCGCCAACGGCTTTCTCGCGCGCGGGCGCGCATGGCCGAGTTCCTCACAACCTACTGCGGCGTGGCCGGCGGGCCCTGCCGCTGCGCGCGGCGCGTGGACTACGCCATCGCCACGCACCGCATCGACCCCGCCCGGCCCGGCTTCCAGGCGCTCGAGGAGCTGGCCGAGGATGCCGTCGAGGGCCGCGCGGCAGGTGCGCAGCCCGCCGCGGGCGCAGGCGCCAGGGTACCGTCGGCCGAGGCGCGCACCGACGCCATGGAGCTCCTCGACGACGCATCGGGCGCGTTCGCGTCGCTGCCGCGCTACCGCTGTCCCTCCGACGCGGCCGCATTCGCCCGCAGCCTCGTGGCCTCGGACGTGTTCGCGCAGGCGGTGTCCGAATGA
- a CDS encoding DUF2461 domain-containing protein, translated as MTAERGAGVDAGMGAALSYLAELEAHNDRAWFAETKAERARALAAFDGLVADVQQRVGAFDPAVLGHDPKKLTFKLTRDTRFSNDKSPYNPSLRAHVGPAGKLPVPVGYYLMVRPGGRSFLGGGLFAAMFRDATDRVRRAIAADGDAWERVVEGLAPLQVEGEALKRVPQGFDAAHPQAGWLKFKSWYLELPVPDEDVAAPGFAEAAAREFERMKPLNDFLNRALEGFEMPAR; from the coding sequence ATGACGGCCGAGAGGGGCGCCGGGGTCGATGCCGGGATGGGCGCGGCGCTCTCCTACCTGGCCGAGCTGGAGGCCCACAACGACCGCGCCTGGTTCGCCGAGACGAAGGCCGAGCGGGCCCGTGCCCTTGCCGCCTTCGACGGCCTGGTGGCCGACGTGCAGCAGCGCGTGGGCGCGTTCGACCCCGCCGTGCTGGGCCACGACCCGAAGAAGCTCACGTTCAAGCTCACGCGCGACACGCGCTTCTCCAACGACAAGTCGCCCTATAACCCGTCGCTGCGCGCCCATGTGGGGCCGGCGGGCAAGCTGCCCGTGCCCGTGGGCTACTACCTCATGGTCAGGCCGGGCGGCCGCTCGTTTCTGGGAGGCGGGCTGTTCGCGGCCATGTTCAGGGACGCCACCGACCGCGTTCGGCGCGCCATCGCAGCGGACGGCGACGCCTGGGAGCGCGTCGTGGAGGGCCTCGCGCCCCTACAGGTGGAGGGCGAGGCGCTCAAGCGCGTGCCGCAGGGCTTCGACGCGGCGCACCCGCAGGCCGGCTGGCTCAAGTTCAAGAGCTGGTACCTGGAGCTGCCCGTGCCCGACGAGGACGTGGCCGCGCCCGGCTTCGCCGAGGCGGCCGCGCGCGAGTTCGAGCGGATGAAGCCGCTGAACGACTTCCTCAACCGCGCGCTCGAGGGCTTCGAGATGCCCGCGCGCTAG
- a CDS encoding GGDEF domain-containing protein, whose protein sequence is MGQERTRGPGRWSRVDVQVSMVAAVVVALSFLCVYVFNYQITYRDMISTLKERSDSIYGYVEDALDKSTFLVIEGADDVDGDDDPARPAYREMKESFKEVKAATGVRYLYTAKRAADGTLVYLVDGLPSESDDFRNPGDPIEQEIVGDMERALADEVVYPTDIKSTDWGHIFVSYYPIHDEGSVVGVVGIEFDAERQFETFRTVRIGTPLIGVAFCLVAVAVSVVLFRRISNPAYRDLANTDYLTGLKSRNAFEVDVANWNRTGVRVAGVVAVDVDGLKAVNDELGHAEGDELIRAAAGVVSSCCGGLGPVYRVGGDEFAVCCFELDERAGRRIADDLRAACAAVGVAGRSLSLSVGWAVREAGEDIMQAHRRADERMYEDKARAHRGRRPGEHAGGSGFGEAAGSPEPPPPGGRGA, encoded by the coding sequence ATGGGACAGGAGAGAACGCGGGGCCCCGGCCGTTGGAGCCGGGTCGACGTCCAGGTGTCGATGGTCGCGGCCGTCGTCGTCGCGCTGTCGTTTCTGTGCGTGTACGTGTTCAACTACCAGATAACCTACCGGGACATGATATCCACGCTCAAGGAGCGCTCCGACAGCATCTACGGGTACGTCGAGGACGCGCTGGACAAGTCCACGTTCCTCGTCATCGAGGGTGCTGACGACGTCGATGGCGACGACGATCCGGCCCGTCCCGCCTACCGGGAGATGAAGGAGTCGTTCAAGGAGGTCAAGGCCGCCACCGGCGTGCGCTATCTCTACACGGCGAAGCGCGCGGCCGACGGCACGCTCGTCTACCTCGTGGACGGGCTCCCCTCGGAAAGCGACGATTTCCGCAACCCGGGCGACCCCATCGAGCAGGAGATCGTCGGCGATATGGAACGCGCCCTGGCCGACGAGGTGGTCTACCCGACCGACATCAAGTCGACCGACTGGGGACACATCTTCGTGTCGTACTATCCCATCCACGACGAGGGGAGCGTCGTGGGCGTCGTGGGCATCGAGTTCGATGCCGAGCGCCAGTTCGAGACGTTCCGCACGGTGCGCATCGGCACGCCGCTCATAGGGGTCGCGTTCTGCCTCGTGGCCGTGGCCGTGTCGGTGGTGCTGTTCAGGCGCATCTCGAACCCCGCCTACCGCGACCTGGCGAACACGGACTACCTGACGGGGCTCAAGAGCCGCAACGCGTTCGAGGTGGACGTGGCGAACTGGAACCGCACGGGTGTCCGGGTGGCCGGGGTCGTGGCCGTCGACGTCGACGGGCTGAAGGCGGTGAACGACGAGCTGGGGCATGCGGAGGGCGACGAGCTCATCCGCGCGGCGGCCGGGGTCGTGTCCTCGTGCTGCGGGGGCTTGGGGCCGGTGTACCGCGTGGGCGGCGACGAGTTCGCCGTCTGCTGCTTCGAGCTGGACGAGCGCGCCGGACGCCGCATCGCCGACGACCTGCGCGCCGCCTGCGCCGCCGTGGGCGTGGCCGGCCGATCCCTGTCGCTGTCCGTGGGGTGGGCGGTGCGGGAGGCGGGCGAGGATATCATGCAGGCCCACCGCCGCGCCGACGAGCGCATGTACGAGGACAAGGCGCGTGCCCACCGCGGCCGCAGGCCGGGGGAGCATGCCGGGGGCTCCGGGTTCGGCGAGGCGGCGGGATCGCCGGAGCCTCCGCCGCCCGGAGGCCGAGGCGCCTGA
- a CDS encoding helix-turn-helix transcriptional regulator — translation MGAHRRGGRASLRAVAGFACNQGFVFSLFYMGANRAFGEGILSFERADLFGTLLFMIASFGLLRVASSKARGALLARPLLWCYAVLLVVGSIVPALAGNPAPASLALESALVGLPAGLMLAAWGRALGGQPLARALPAVFVGSAVGATACFAMATVPVEGAAFLLKLLPLGSAWALQALVCAGSQPDRGGRDAGGGVAEAGAGARDDEAPAAGRAAAAETVQVASAAFAAGAASTPRAVRGAEGPKSPLSLRALLATPAERAQTARLSFKMAAGTVLFGLAAGFMETYGSDPGMASTPAFPATLLLFVLFCIAALQLLATGGLDLEAGPGAASGPDAASADDGAPAEPEGPLDDVYRLAALVMMAGFLFVPVLGDFGVPGEAIVLAGYLGLSAVLVSLFLVMARITGQDAAQSFARGFTALFAGEMAGVALGNVIDVVAGTEQTPSVVVACAGLAALYAFLFLFTERDFRALSVIARDADRFDDACSLIAAEHGLSKREAEILPFALKGRTGERIAAEFYISKSTVDTHLRRIYAKCGVHGRQELIDLGERTERRLSGR, via the coding sequence ATGGGCGCGCATCGCCGTGGCGGCAGGGCCTCCCTGCGCGCCGTCGCAGGGTTCGCCTGCAACCAGGGCTTCGTCTTCTCGCTGTTCTACATGGGCGCGAACCGGGCGTTCGGCGAGGGAATCCTGTCGTTCGAGCGAGCGGACCTGTTCGGCACGCTGCTGTTCATGATAGCGTCGTTCGGCCTCCTGCGCGTGGCCTCCTCCAAGGCGCGCGGGGCGCTGCTCGCGCGGCCTCTTCTGTGGTGCTACGCCGTGCTGCTCGTGGTGGGCTCGATCGTGCCGGCGCTCGCCGGGAATCCGGCTCCCGCGAGCCTTGCGCTGGAGAGCGCGCTCGTGGGCCTGCCCGCCGGGCTCATGCTGGCTGCTTGGGGCCGCGCGCTGGGCGGGCAGCCGCTGGCCCGTGCGCTGCCGGCGGTGTTCGTGGGTTCGGCCGTGGGCGCCACGGCCTGCTTCGCCATGGCAACGGTGCCGGTGGAGGGAGCCGCCTTCTTGCTGAAGCTGCTGCCGCTGGGCAGCGCCTGGGCGCTCCAGGCGCTCGTCTGCGCGGGCTCCCAGCCCGACAGGGGCGGTCGCGATGCGGGAGGCGGCGTTGCGGAGGCCGGCGCCGGCGCCCGCGATGACGAGGCCCCTGCGGCCGGCAGGGCTGCAGCAGCCGAGACCGTGCAGGTTGCCTCGGCCGCCTTTGCCGCCGGCGCTGCGTCCACGCCCCGCGCCGTGCGGGGCGCCGAAGGCCCGAAGTCCCCGCTGTCGCTGCGGGCGCTGCTGGCCACGCCTGCCGAGCGGGCGCAGACGGCGCGCCTTTCGTTCAAGATGGCGGCCGGCACTGTGCTGTTCGGCTTGGCGGCGGGCTTCATGGAGACGTACGGCTCCGATCCCGGCATGGCTTCCACGCCCGCCTTCCCTGCGACGCTGCTGCTGTTCGTGCTGTTCTGCATTGCGGCGCTGCAGCTTCTGGCCACGGGGGGCCTCGACCTCGAGGCGGGCCCGGGTGCGGCATCGGGCCCGGACGCCGCATCCGCCGACGACGGCGCGCCCGCAGAGCCCGAGGGCCCGCTCGACGACGTGTACCGGCTGGCCGCGCTCGTGATGATGGCGGGGTTTCTGTTCGTGCCCGTGCTCGGCGACTTCGGCGTGCCGGGCGAGGCCATCGTGCTGGCGGGCTACCTGGGGCTGTCGGCCGTGCTCGTGTCGCTGTTCCTGGTCATGGCGCGCATCACGGGGCAGGATGCGGCGCAGTCGTTCGCCCGCGGCTTCACGGCCCTGTTCGCCGGGGAGATGGCCGGCGTGGCGCTGGGCAACGTCATCGACGTGGTGGCCGGCACCGAGCAGACGCCCTCCGTCGTGGTGGCCTGCGCCGGCCTCGCGGCGCTCTACGCCTTCCTGTTCCTGTTCACCGAGCGCGACTTCCGGGCGCTGTCCGTCATCGCGCGCGACGCCGACCGCTTCGACGACGCGTGCTCGCTCATTGCCGCCGAGCACGGCCTGTCCAAGCGCGAGGCCGAGATCCTGCCCTTCGCGCTCAAGGGCCGCACGGGCGAGCGCATCGCCGCCGAGTTCTACATCTCGAAGAGCACGGTGGACACTCACCTGCGCCGCATCTACGCGAAGTGCGGCGTCCACGGCCGCCAGGAGCTCATCGACCTGGGCGAGCGCACCGAGCGCCGCCTGTCGGGCCGCTAG
- a CDS encoding twin-arginine translocase TatA/TatE family subunit, which translates to MKILGMGMPELLIILGVILLIFGPKNLPKLGAALGSTVKNLREGLGGDKKVESADDEAEIVESEDEDASGDDAEGDEPKAAKKVRARKAA; encoded by the coding sequence ATGAAGATCCTCGGTATGGGCATGCCCGAACTGCTTATCATCCTCGGCGTTATCCTGCTCATCTTCGGCCCGAAGAACCTGCCGAAGCTCGGCGCCGCGCTGGGCTCGACGGTGAAGAACCTGCGCGAGGGCCTGGGCGGCGACAAGAAGGTCGAGAGTGCTGACGACGAGGCCGAGATCGTGGAGTCCGAGGACGAGGACGCCTCCGGCGACGACGCCGAGGGCGACGAGCCTAAGGCCGCGAAGAAGGTGCGCGCCCGCAAGGCCGCCTAA
- a CDS encoding NAD(P)/FAD-dependent oxidoreductase, whose protein sequence is MGAQDIDVVIVGAGPAGIFCALALVERGFAGRIVMLDKGLAVEDRACPKQAGGPCAGCDPCRITTGFSGAGAFSDGKLSLSSEVGGDLPDLIGHEAVQAAIGEVDGVYLAFGADGRVECAGPRPEVDGIRLRAIEAGLKLVDCPLRHLGTERARELYARLERHLADAGVDLRFRTTCTQVLVEGDACTGVVAEGPEGAYELRARHTVVATGRRGADWLERMCREHRIAHGPGPVDIGVRVEVRNEVMRTVNDVLYESKLIGYPKPFKNKVRTFCQNPGGFVSQENYDGGLAVVNGHSYKERKSANTNLAILCSHNFSEPFDQPIAYAQKVGELTNMLGDGRILVQRLGDILDGKRTWDKELLRSNVAPTLGDAVAGDITAAMPYRAMTNILAFMLAVDKVVPGFAAPETLLYSPELKFYSNRVKMDEGFRTSVRGLRCLGDSSGWTRGLMMASVMGYLAGGLLADA, encoded by the coding sequence ATGGGCGCACAGGATATCGACGTCGTCATCGTAGGAGCCGGTCCTGCCGGCATCTTCTGCGCGCTCGCGCTCGTCGAGCGCGGGTTCGCGGGGCGCATCGTCATGCTGGACAAGGGGCTGGCCGTGGAGGACCGTGCGTGCCCCAAGCAGGCGGGCGGGCCGTGCGCCGGCTGCGATCCGTGCCGCATCACCACGGGGTTCTCGGGTGCGGGAGCGTTCTCGGACGGCAAGCTGTCGCTTTCGAGCGAGGTGGGCGGCGACCTGCCCGACCTCATCGGCCACGAGGCCGTGCAGGCGGCCATCGGAGAGGTGGACGGCGTGTACCTGGCGTTCGGCGCCGACGGCCGCGTGGAGTGCGCCGGCCCGCGCCCGGAGGTGGACGGCATACGCCTGCGCGCCATCGAGGCGGGTCTCAAGCTCGTGGACTGCCCGCTGCGCCACCTGGGCACGGAGCGGGCGCGCGAGCTGTACGCGCGCCTCGAGCGCCACCTGGCTGACGCGGGCGTTGACCTGCGCTTCCGCACCACGTGCACGCAGGTGCTCGTGGAGGGCGATGCCTGCACGGGCGTGGTGGCCGAGGGCCCCGAGGGCGCCTACGAGCTGCGCGCCCGCCATACGGTGGTGGCCACCGGCCGGCGCGGGGCCGACTGGCTGGAGCGCATGTGCCGCGAGCACCGGATAGCCCACGGCCCGGGGCCCGTGGACATCGGCGTGCGCGTGGAGGTGCGCAACGAGGTCATGCGCACGGTGAACGACGTGCTGTACGAGAGCAAGCTCATCGGCTATCCCAAGCCCTTCAAGAACAAGGTGCGCACGTTCTGCCAGAATCCCGGCGGGTTCGTGAGCCAGGAGAACTACGACGGGGGCCTGGCCGTGGTGAACGGCCACTCGTACAAGGAGCGGAAGTCCGCGAACACCAACTTGGCCATCCTGTGCTCGCACAACTTCTCCGAGCCGTTCGACCAGCCCATCGCCTACGCGCAGAAGGTGGGCGAGCTCACGAACATGCTGGGCGACGGGCGTATCCTCGTGCAGCGCCTGGGCGACATCCTGGACGGCAAGCGCACCTGGGACAAGGAGCTGCTGCGCAGCAACGTGGCGCCCACGCTGGGAGACGCGGTGGCCGGCGACATAACGGCCGCCATGCCCTACCGCGCCATGACGAACATCCTGGCCTTCATGCTGGCCGTGGACAAGGTGGTGCCCGGCTTCGCCGCCCCCGAGACCCTGCTGTACTCGCCCGAGCTGAAGTTCTACAGCAACCGCGTGAAGATGGACGAGGGCTTCCGCACGAGCGTCCGGGGCCTGCGCTGCCTGGGGGACTCGAGCGGCTGGACGCGCGGGCTCATGATGGCCTCTGTCATGGGCTACTTGGCGGGAGGCTTGCTCGCCGACGCCTAG
- a CDS encoding DUF1848 domain-containing protein, whose amino-acid sequence MIVSASRRTDIPRFFMDWMLNRLEEGYALVRNPMSRTQVSRVALGAGAVDCLAFWTKDPEPLLAQSARLERAAPAPYFVQFTLNAYGADVEAWLPRKVELVETFRELARVLGPERVVWRYSPILLGGPGGRYTEEHHLRYFETFARKLEGFTHACRLSFLDVYPKIAPRMQALGLFGVPEGRKAALALRLAEIGAAHGMEVGGCGDAALAQAGLAGTGCIDAALVARVAGVDARAGSPAAPGACRCAPSVDIGTYDTCANGCVYCYANPGARRAGVEPGPPSPDGYPGKGAAGYGEGRAGGCAAPRGPRAARAGDGAAWRLARYDPAAPMLCDALRPGDVVTERAMPPLPKATLPLF is encoded by the coding sequence GTGATCGTCAGCGCATCGCGGCGCACGGACATACCCCGGTTCTTCATGGACTGGATGCTGAACCGTCTGGAGGAGGGGTACGCGCTCGTGCGCAACCCTATGAGCCGCACGCAGGTGAGCCGTGTGGCACTCGGCGCAGGGGCGGTGGACTGCCTGGCGTTCTGGACGAAGGACCCCGAGCCGCTGCTCGCGCAATCCGCTCGCCTGGAGCGTGCGGCGCCCGCCCCGTATTTCGTGCAGTTCACGCTCAACGCCTACGGCGCCGACGTGGAGGCGTGGCTGCCGCGCAAGGTGGAGCTCGTGGAGACGTTCCGCGAGCTGGCGCGCGTCCTGGGCCCCGAGCGCGTGGTGTGGCGCTACAGCCCCATCTTGCTCGGCGGCCCCGGCGGACGCTACACCGAGGAGCACCACCTGCGCTACTTCGAGACGTTCGCCCGCAAGCTGGAGGGTTTCACGCACGCGTGCCGGTTGAGCTTCCTGGACGTGTACCCCAAGATCGCGCCCCGCATGCAGGCGCTGGGCCTCTTCGGCGTGCCGGAGGGGCGGAAGGCCGCGCTCGCGCTGCGTCTGGCCGAGATAGGCGCCGCGCACGGCATGGAGGTGGGCGGCTGCGGCGATGCGGCCCTTGCGCAGGCTGGCCTGGCGGGAACCGGCTGCATCGATGCGGCGCTCGTCGCGCGCGTGGCCGGGGTGGATGCGCGGGCTGGCTCGCCGGCGGCGCCGGGGGCGTGTCGCTGCGCGCCGAGCGTGGACATTGGAACCTACGATACGTGCGCCAACGGCTGCGTGTACTGCTATGCGAACCCGGGCGCGCGGCGGGCGGGCGTCGAGCCGGGGCCGCCGAGCCCGGACGGCTATCCGGGGAAGGGCGCCGCGGGCTACGGCGAAGGTAGGGCAGGCGGATGTGCGGCGCCGCGCGGTCCACGGGCCGCACGGGCGGGGGACGGTGCGGCCTGGCGCCTCGCGCGCTACGATCCTGCCGCGCCGATGCTCTGCGACGCCCTGCGGCCGGGCGACGTCGTGACCGAGCGCGCCATGCCGCCGCTGCCGAAGGCCACGCTGCCGCTGTTCTGA
- a CDS encoding sodium-translocating pyrophosphatase, with protein MAPVCALIGICMAGYLGSWVLKQDPGPDKMNNISLKIQQGAKAFLMSEYKLLVIFMVIVAIVMAVALSPITALAFVTGGVMSAAAGYVGMHVATRANTRTAHAAEESVAKALNISFKSGLTMGLCVASFALLGLSLWLIAMVFGMAVGVDINAELAGLMHTNIGMVEGFATGASAVALFARVGGGIYTKAADVGADLVGKVEAGIPEDDPRNPATIADNVGDNVGDVAGMGADLFESYTGAILAPTILAATFGALGGYFATGDLVWALVTPVIIAGCGIITSIIGLFAVRAKEGAALHKALNRGTYVAAGIEIVVIFCLFYVWSTQSVDAQPLWLFGSVLCGLVAGLAIGKITEYFCSDKYKPVHKIADAADTGAATVVIEGIGTGMLSTIAPIVLVALAIIGAYTFGNMAFPLASAEGGIAVGLFGVGLAATGMLSNTAITIGVDAYGPVADNAGGIAEMAGLPEEVRDRTDALDAVGNTTAAIAKGFAIASAGLSAISLFVSYQATMHHAIPNFELTLTDPLIVAGIFIGAMMPFMFAALTMGAVSRAAHAMVEEVRRQFREIKGIMTYEAEPEYDKCVAISTSSALREMMLPGCLAIIVPVAIGCFNPAMLGGFLAGAVATGMLMAIFMSNAGGAWDNAKKYIEQGHHGGKGSEAHKAAVVGDTVGDPFKDTSGPSMNILINLMTIVSLTFAPLFIMIQGLF; from the coding sequence ATGGCCCCCGTGTGCGCCTTGATTGGCATCTGCATGGCGGGCTACCTGGGTTCCTGGGTGCTCAAGCAGGACCCGGGTCCCGACAAGATGAACAACATTTCGCTGAAGATCCAGCAGGGCGCCAAGGCGTTCCTCATGAGCGAGTACAAGCTGCTCGTCATCTTCATGGTGATCGTCGCCATCGTCATGGCCGTGGCGCTGTCGCCCATCACGGCGCTCGCGTTCGTCACCGGCGGCGTCATGTCGGCCGCCGCGGGCTACGTCGGCATGCACGTGGCCACGCGCGCCAACACCCGCACGGCCCACGCCGCCGAGGAGTCGGTGGCCAAGGCGCTCAACATCAGCTTCAAGTCCGGCCTGACCATGGGCCTGTGCGTGGCGTCGTTCGCGCTTCTGGGCCTGTCGCTGTGGCTCATCGCCATGGTGTTCGGCATGGCTGTGGGCGTGGACATCAACGCCGAGCTGGCCGGCCTCATGCACACGAACATCGGCATGGTCGAGGGCTTCGCCACCGGCGCTTCCGCCGTGGCGCTGTTCGCCCGTGTGGGCGGCGGCATCTACACGAAGGCGGCCGACGTGGGCGCCGACCTCGTGGGCAAGGTCGAAGCGGGCATTCCCGAGGACGATCCGCGCAACCCGGCCACCATCGCCGACAACGTGGGCGACAACGTGGGCGACGTCGCGGGCATGGGCGCCGACCTGTTCGAGAGCTACACGGGCGCCATCCTGGCCCCCACCATCCTGGCGGCCACCTTCGGCGCGCTGGGCGGCTACTTCGCCACGGGCGACCTGGTGTGGGCGCTCGTGACCCCGGTCATCATCGCCGGCTGCGGCATCATCACGTCCATCATCGGCCTGTTCGCCGTGCGTGCCAAGGAAGGCGCCGCGCTGCACAAGGCCTTGAACCGCGGCACCTACGTCGCGGCCGGCATCGAGATCGTCGTGATCTTCTGCCTGTTCTACGTGTGGAGCACGCAGTCCGTCGACGCGCAGCCGCTGTGGCTGTTCGGCTCGGTGCTGTGCGGCCTGGTGGCGGGCCTCGCCATCGGCAAGATCACCGAGTACTTCTGCTCCGACAAGTACAAGCCGGTGCATAAGATCGCCGACGCCGCCGACACGGGCGCGGCAACGGTCGTCATCGAGGGCATCGGCACGGGCATGCTGTCCACCATCGCCCCCATCGTGCTGGTGGCGCTGGCCATCATCGGCGCGTACACGTTCGGCAACATGGCCTTCCCGCTCGCGTCGGCCGAGGGCGGCATCGCCGTAGGCCTGTTCGGCGTGGGCCTGGCCGCCACGGGCATGCTGTCCAACACCGCCATCACCATCGGCGTGGACGCCTACGGCCCCGTGGCCGACAACGCGGGCGGCATCGCCGAGATGGCGGGCCTGCCCGAGGAGGTGCGCGACCGCACCGATGCCCTCGACGCCGTGGGCAACACGACGGCCGCCATCGCGAAGGGCTTCGCCATCGCGTCCGCGGGCCTGTCGGCCATCTCGCTGTTCGTGTCCTACCAGGCCACGATGCACCATGCCATCCCGAACTTCGAGCTGACGCTCACCGATCCGCTCATCGTTGCCGGCATCTTCATCGGCGCCATGATGCCGTTCATGTTCGCGGCCCTCACCATGGGCGCGGTGTCGCGCGCGGCCCACGCGATGGTTGAGGAAGTTCGCCGCCAGTTCCGTGAGATCAAGGGCATCATGACCTACGAGGCCGAGCCCGAGTACGACAAGTGCGTGGCCATCTCCACCTCGTCCGCGCTGCGCGAGATGATGCTGCCGGGGTGCCTGGCCATCATCGTGCCGGTTGCCATCGGTTGCTTCAACCCGGCCATGCTCGGCGGCTTCCTGGCCGGCGCCGTGGCCACGGGCATGCTCATGGCCATCTTCATGTCCAACGCCGGCGGCGCGTGGGACAACGCGAAGAAGTACATCGAGCAGGGCCATCACGGCGGCAAGGGCTCCGAGGCCCACAAGGCCGCCGTCGTGGGCGACACCGTGGGCGACCCGTTCAAGGACACTTCGGGCCCGTCCATGAACATCCTCATCAACCTGATGACCATCGTGTCGCTGACGTTCGCGCCGCTGTTCATCATGATCCAGGGCCTGTTCTAG